One region of Bubalus kerabau isolate K-KA32 ecotype Philippines breed swamp buffalo chromosome 6, PCC_UOA_SB_1v2, whole genome shotgun sequence genomic DNA includes:
- the LSM10 gene encoding U7 snRNA-associated Sm-like protein LSm10 — MEVSHSVKERTISENSLIILLQGLQGQVTTVDLRDESVAHGRIDNVDAFMNIRLAQVTYTDRWGHQVELDDLFVTGRNVRYVHIPDNVNITATIERQLQVIHRVRYFGSKGQGRQEFPSKNS; from the coding sequence ATGGAGGTGAGCCACTCGGTGAAGGAGCGGACCATCTCCGAGAACAGCCTGATCATCCTGCTGCAGGGCCTCCAGGGCCAAGTCACCACCGTGGACCTGCGGGATGAGAGCGTGGCCCACGGACGCATAGACAACGTTGATGCTTTCATGAACATCCGCCTGGCCCAGGTCACCTACACAGACCGTTGGGGGCATCAGGTGGAGCTGGACGACCTCTTTGTGACAGGCCGGAACGTCCGTTACGTCCACATCCCCGACAACGTGAACATCACCGCGACCATTGAGCGGCAGCTGCAGGTCATCCATCGGGTGCGTTACTTTGGCAGCAAGGGGCAAGGCCGGCAGGAATTTCCCTCCAAAAACTCTTAA